The region CGGTGTCCGGGAAGCTGGGTGTTGGGTGCCGACACCATCGTCGCGGTCGCTGATCTTGTGCTCGGCAAGCCTCAAGATACGGCGGATGGCTTGCGCATGTTACGGCTCCTGTCCGGTCGCACCCATCGCGTCATCACGGCTTTCGCTTTGCTCGACGGTGCCGGGCAGATCAACACTCACCGCCTCGTTGTCAGCCAGGTCACTTTCAAGCCGCTCACGGACGACCACATCCACAACTATCTCGCCACTGGCGAACCTTTCGATAAAGCCGGGGCCTATGCCGTGCAAGGTCTCGGGGCGGCTCTGGTGGAACGGGTGGAAGGTTCTTACACTAACGTGGTTGGCTTGCCGGTGGAGGAGGTGCTTGCCGCCCTCCGCACGGTCGGTATTTTGCCAGAGAACGACTGAATGCTTCCTATGACGATGGATATTGCCTCCAACTATCGCCGCGTCCGAGATCACGTCGCCGCAATCGCGCTCCGCTGCGGTCGGCAGCCGGAATCCATTACCATTGTGTGCGCAGCAAAAACCAAGAGTGCCGAGGCCGTGCAAGCCGCGCTTGCCGCGGGAGCCACGGACATCGGCGAGAACTACGTCCAGGAGGCGCAGGAAAAGATCGCGCAGGTGAGCACGCCGGCGCGCTGGCATCTGCTCGGCCATCTGCAGCGCAATAAAGCGCGGGTGGCGATCCGACTCTTCACGTTGATCCACTCGCTCGATAACCTTGCCCTTGCTCAAGAGCTGCATCGGCAGGGCGAAAAACAGGGGCTCGTCGTACGCACTTTGTTAGAAGTGAACTTAGGTGGCGAGGCCACGAAAAGCGGGATTGACCCGCAGCAGATCGAGCCCTTGCTCTCGGCCACCGCAGCCCTGCCTCAGGTGCGTATCGAAGGCTTGATGACGGTCCCGCCACCAGGACCGACTGCCGAAGCCTCGCGTCCCTATTTCTACGCGCTGGCACAGTTGCGGGCGCAGTACGCAAGTTTCCAGGCGGCGAACATCGATTTGCGGGAACTCTCCATGGGCATGACAGACGATTACACCGTGGCAATCGAAGAAGGCGCAACCATCGTACGGATTGGCCGCGCCATTTTCGGCGACCGCTGAGGAGACGAACGAATGAAGAAAATCGGGTTTCTCGGTGCCGGGAATATGGCCGGCGCGCTCATCAAAGGCTTACTGTCGGCCAAGCTCTATCGTCCGCAAGACATGGTCGTCAGCGACGTCCTCCCCATTCAACTGCGGAAAATCCAACGCACTTATAAGGTGAACGGGGTGCGTAATAATCGCGAGGTCGTGCGCGAGGCACAAACGATTCTTCTGGCTGTCAAACCGCAGATCCTTGCCCAAGTGCTGGCGGAGATTCAGCCTGAGGTCACCAAAGAGAAGGTGTTCATCTCCATTGCCGCCGGCGTACCCTTGCGTCGTTTAGAAGATGGGCTCGGAGGCAACGCCCGTGTAGTGCGGGTGATGCCGAACACGCCGGCCTTACTTGGAAAAGGCATCGCCGTGGTGGTACGCGGCAGCAAAGCCAAACCTCAAGACGAAAAACTGGCCCTGTCCTTGTTTCGCGGTGTCGGTGAGGCATTAGCCGTCAAAGACGAAGCTCTCATGGACCCGGTTACCGGCTTGAGCGGCAGCGGTCCCGCCTATGTGTACCTGTTTGCCGAGGCGCTCATCAGCGGAGGCATACAGGAAGGGCTGTCTCCCAAAGTCGCGACCCAACTCGCTTTCCAGACCCTGGAGGGAGCCGTCGCGATGCTCAAGGAGGCGGGCAAAAGCCCCAAGGAGCTGCGCGCTATGGTCACTTCGCCGGGAGGCACCACCTTGGCGGGCTTGTCGCGCCTGGAAGAAGGACAATTCTCCGCGACGGTGGCCGCAGCCGTCGGCTCCGCTACGCGGCGATCGAAAGAATTAGGGCAAAGCTAGGAAGGAATCGAAGATATGTTCTTCATCGGCAATTTT is a window of Deltaproteobacteria bacterium DNA encoding:
- the maf gene encoding septum formation inhibitor Maf, encoding MKPLILASASPRRQQLLHEAGAAFIVIPSNTAEELQSGESPEEYALRVAREKAQDVAARCPGSWVLGADTIVAVADLVLGKPQDTADGLRMLRLLSGRTHRVITAFALLDGAGQINTHRLVVSQVTFKPLTDDHIHNYLATGEPFDKAGAYAVQGLGAALVERVEGSYTNVVGLPVEEVLAALRTVGILPEND
- a CDS encoding YggS family pyridoxal phosphate-dependent enzyme translates to MDIASNYRRVRDHVAAIALRCGRQPESITIVCAAKTKSAEAVQAALAAGATDIGENYVQEAQEKIAQVSTPARWHLLGHLQRNKARVAIRLFTLIHSLDNLALAQELHRQGEKQGLVVRTLLEVNLGGEATKSGIDPQQIEPLLSATAALPQVRIEGLMTVPPPGPTAEASRPYFYALAQLRAQYASFQAANIDLRELSMGMTDDYTVAIEEGATIVRIGRAIFGDR
- the proC gene encoding pyrroline-5-carboxylate reductase, with the protein product MKKIGFLGAGNMAGALIKGLLSAKLYRPQDMVVSDVLPIQLRKIQRTYKVNGVRNNREVVREAQTILLAVKPQILAQVLAEIQPEVTKEKVFISIAAGVPLRRLEDGLGGNARVVRVMPNTPALLGKGIAVVVRGSKAKPQDEKLALSLFRGVGEALAVKDEALMDPVTGLSGSGPAYVYLFAEALISGGIQEGLSPKVATQLAFQTLEGAVAMLKEAGKSPKELRAMVTSPGGTTLAGLSRLEEGQFSATVAAAVGSATRRSKELGQS